From a single Bryobacter aggregatus MPL3 genomic region:
- a CDS encoding S41 family peptidase has translation MTTIHQSQRKEIFRKVVSTTAEKFADPKMNGVNWAQVARETEDAIVSSEDPAEFEKRINELLQHLGTSHIGFFQGERPKSPGRIAISATFLKADTADGSRWMFQDVHPGGLAGNAGIEPGDVLLQLDGIEIVQPVAPTFALATDHKLTIRKRNGNISSVNVSVPPSQSKKRPLIVPDQVVTSRKLDATTGYIRVSMFPGVLGIDVARDILAAAQSSEAQKLVIDLRGNSGGGIGCLRLMSLLCPDKRGVGFTFGRKQIAARASKEALPVFDKIPSSQWGILPLLLKFGLAGRSVAVSSEGLGGAPYHGKVALLINEHSASASEMVAAFASEYSLAQLIGTSTPGKLVAANSFKVGHGYRIALPVGVYYTWQGTKLEGQGVKPHVEVPTLPQDLLAGEDSVLAKALEQLN, from the coding sequence ATGACAACAATCCATCAATCGCAACGGAAAGAGATCTTCCGAAAGGTGGTCTCGACAACGGCGGAGAAGTTCGCGGATCCGAAAATGAATGGCGTGAACTGGGCTCAAGTCGCACGCGAAACAGAAGATGCAATCGTTTCAAGCGAAGATCCAGCGGAGTTCGAAAAGCGAATCAACGAGTTACTGCAACATCTCGGAACAAGTCACATCGGCTTCTTCCAAGGAGAGCGGCCAAAGAGCCCTGGGCGGATCGCGATCTCCGCGACATTCCTCAAGGCCGATACTGCTGATGGCTCTCGCTGGATGTTTCAAGACGTCCATCCGGGTGGTCTAGCAGGCAACGCTGGAATCGAACCAGGTGATGTCCTACTCCAGTTGGACGGCATAGAGATCGTGCAGCCAGTCGCACCCACCTTCGCGCTCGCGACAGACCACAAGCTCACAATCCGGAAGCGAAACGGCAATATAAGCAGCGTCAACGTCTCAGTCCCACCTTCGCAAAGTAAGAAGCGTCCCCTCATCGTTCCAGACCAAGTAGTGACAAGCCGCAAGCTGGACGCAACCACGGGCTACATCCGAGTCAGTATGTTCCCCGGAGTGTTAGGAATCGATGTGGCTCGAGACATTCTCGCAGCAGCCCAATCATCGGAAGCCCAAAAACTAGTTATTGATCTTCGGGGCAATAGTGGCGGCGGCATCGGCTGCTTGCGACTCATGAGCCTGCTCTGTCCCGACAAACGCGGAGTGGGCTTCACTTTCGGCAGAAAGCAGATCGCAGCACGCGCCAGCAAGGAAGCCCTTCCCGTCTTCGACAAGATTCCGTCAAGCCAATGGGGCATCTTACCCCTGCTGCTAAAGTTTGGACTCGCTGGACGTTCCGTAGCGGTCTCATCCGAAGGATTGGGAGGCGCACCGTATCACGGCAAAGTCGCGTTGCTCATCAATGAACACTCCGCGAGTGCAAGCGAGATGGTCGCGGCGTTTGCTTCTGAGTACTCGCTGGCCCAACTCATCGGAACGAGCACCCCGGGCAAATTGGTCGCAGCCAACTCGTTCAAAGTCGGGCATGGCTATCGCATCGCCTTACCGGTGGGCGTTTACTACACCTGGCAAGGAACGAAGCTAGAAGGCCAAGGGGTAAAACCCCACGTTGAAGTTCCTACGCTCCCGCAAGATCTCCTAGCCGGAGAAGACTCGGTGTTGGCCAAGGCGCTTGAACAGCTCAACTAA